In one Mucilaginibacter ginsenosidivorax genomic region, the following are encoded:
- a CDS encoding GH92 family glycosyl hydrolase gives MKKSIVLIGSLLMAATCAIAQQVTKVTDPVEYINPLMGTDSHYDLSNGNTYPAIALPWGMNFWTPQTGVMGDGWAYTYDAHKIRGFKQTHQPSPWMNDYGQFAIMPVTKHLKVSQNGRASWFSHKAETAKPYYYSVYLADHDVTTEITPTERAAQFRFTYPKTDSSFIVIDALNKGSFVKIIPGEKRIVGYSTKYARGPLKNFKNYFVIYVDKPITIAQTYSDTTLSNGLELKAEHASALIGFTTTHGEKVHLRVASSFISIEQAELNLKREVGNDSFDVTRQKAKDVWNKTLSRLTVEGGTIDQTRTFYSCMYRMVFFPNKLYEIDEKGNIVHYSASTGKVFPGYKFAGTGFWDTFRALYPFLNLVYPSINKEMQEGLINDYKEGGWLPEWSSPGYSAVMIGNNSASVVSEAYLKGGKGYDIEKLYEALVHGANNKGPAATGREGVEYYNTLGYVPYDVKINENAARTLEYAYDDFTIYKLGKALGKPASETEVYKKRSMNYKNLFDPSTGLMRGKNKDGSFETPFSPFKWGDAFTEGNSWHYSWSVFHDIQGLINLMGGKKQFVNKLDSVFTLPPIFDDSYYGETIHEIREMQIVNMGQYAHGNQPIQHMIYLYNYAGEPWKTQLHVRDVMNKLYKATPDGYCGDEDNGQTSAWYVFSAMGFYPVTPASDQYVLGAPLFKKITLKLENGKTVTINAANNNYANRYINTMSVNGNPYDLNWLSHKELLKGATINFNMAPAPNKTRGVKDSDVPYSLSNE, from the coding sequence ATGAAGAAAAGCATTGTACTTATTGGTTCATTATTAATGGCTGCCACCTGTGCCATAGCACAACAGGTAACCAAGGTTACCGACCCGGTTGAATATATTAACCCACTGATGGGTACCGACTCGCATTACGACCTATCCAACGGTAACACTTATCCGGCAATTGCGCTCCCCTGGGGGATGAACTTCTGGACACCCCAAACCGGTGTAATGGGCGATGGATGGGCTTATACTTACGATGCCCATAAGATACGTGGCTTTAAGCAAACCCACCAGCCATCGCCATGGATGAATGATTACGGGCAGTTTGCTATAATGCCGGTAACCAAACATTTAAAAGTATCGCAAAACGGCAGGGCAAGCTGGTTTTCGCACAAAGCCGAAACGGCCAAACCATATTACTACAGCGTTTACCTGGCCGATCATGATGTAACTACCGAGATTACACCAACAGAGAGGGCAGCCCAGTTCAGGTTTACTTATCCCAAAACAGACAGCTCATTTATTGTGATAGACGCGCTGAACAAAGGATCGTTTGTAAAGATTATTCCCGGCGAGAAAAGGATAGTAGGTTACTCTACCAAATACGCCCGTGGCCCCTTGAAAAACTTTAAAAACTATTTTGTTATTTATGTAGATAAGCCCATCACTATTGCGCAAACCTACAGCGACACTACTTTAAGCAACGGACTGGAACTGAAAGCCGAGCATGCCAGCGCTTTAATAGGGTTTACAACTACCCATGGCGAGAAAGTACATCTGCGCGTAGCTTCGTCGTTCATCAGCATTGAGCAGGCCGAACTGAATTTGAAAAGGGAAGTAGGTAACGACAGCTTTGATGTAACCAGACAAAAAGCAAAAGACGTTTGGAATAAAACCCTTAGCCGCTTAACTGTGGAAGGTGGCACCATCGACCAGACACGTACTTTTTACTCCTGTATGTACCGGATGGTTTTCTTCCCGAATAAATTGTATGAGATAGACGAGAAAGGAAATATTGTACACTACAGCGCATCAACAGGTAAAGTATTTCCCGGTTATAAGTTTGCCGGTACCGGCTTTTGGGATACCTTCAGAGCACTGTATCCGTTCCTGAACCTGGTTTATCCGTCTATCAATAAAGAGATGCAGGAAGGTTTGATTAATGATTATAAAGAAGGCGGCTGGCTGCCCGAATGGTCGAGCCCCGGATACTCTGCTGTAATGATAGGCAACAACTCCGCATCTGTAGTATCCGAAGCGTACTTAAAAGGCGGCAAAGGTTATGATATCGAAAAACTGTACGAGGCCCTTGTACATGGCGCCAATAACAAAGGCCCCGCTGCAACCGGCCGCGAAGGGGTGGAATACTACAACACATTAGGCTATGTACCATATGATGTTAAGATAAACGAAAACGCAGCCCGTACCCTGGAGTATGCTTATGATGATTTCACCATTTATAAATTAGGTAAAGCCTTAGGCAAACCTGCTTCTGAAACCGAAGTGTACAAAAAGCGCAGTATGAACTATAAAAACCTGTTTGATCCATCAACCGGGTTAATGCGTGGCAAAAACAAGGATGGTTCCTTTGAAACGCCTTTTAGTCCGTTTAAATGGGGCGATGCTTTTACCGAGGGCAATAGCTGGCATTACAGCTGGAGCGTATTCCACGATATTCAGGGGTTGATAAACCTGATGGGCGGCAAAAAGCAATTTGTAAACAAGCTCGATTCTGTGTTTACGCTGCCGCCTATATTTGACGACAGTTACTACGGAGAAACCATTCACGAAATTCGCGAGATGCAGATTGTGAATATGGGGCAGTACGCACATGGTAATCAGCCGATACAGCATATGATTTACCTGTACAATTATGCAGGCGAACCATGGAAAACCCAGCTGCATGTACGCGATGTAATGAATAAACTTTACAAAGCTACCCCCGATGGCTATTGCGGCGATGAAGATAATGGCCAAACATCTGCCTGGTATGTATTCTCGGCCATGGGCTTTTACCCGGTAACGCCGGCCAGCGACCAATATGTACTGGGTGCGCCTTTGTTTAAAAAGATCACCTTAAAACTCGAGAACGGCAAGACCGTAACCATCAATGCCGCCAATAATAATTACGCCAACAGGTACATCAATACCATGAGTGTAAACGGCAACCCTTATGATTTAAACTGGTTAAGCCACAAGGAATTGCTGAAAGGCGCCACCATCAACTTTAATATGGCCCCTGCACCTAATAAAACAAGAGGGGTGAAGGATAGCGATGTGCCTTACTCCTTATCCAACGAGTAG
- a CDS encoding RagB/SusD family nutrient uptake outer membrane protein, giving the protein MKFNLKKYRISCVLLILVILVGSCKKDLVEKDKGNFVKSNYFTNASQAHTFVTGIYQKLYLFLNGDAYGESPFITLELFAGHTTSLGQSVNNNNVINNRTDAVNPGFEDVWSNSYNAISNANIALTEIPKIGSMADADKKTTMGEAYFLRAFFYYHLVRLYGDVPLIVTPVTITSPDLYPARTATAAVYDQIISDLKAAEASGLPETDQTGKVSLGAVRTLLASVYLTTAGFPLKKTENYALAAAEVLPVLSDYTLFDKYDYLHDNAHKNQGELIFQSQYQVGVVTNAIPQLTLPFNLQVGAYGDHLGAMIPTNGFFNSYDNADLRKQERQFYFSSYPNHNDPTQTINFGVHALYKYFHKESENIGNSAADENWTFLRLPEAMLIYCEATNEVSGPTAAAYAQINKIRARALLPALSGLSKDDFRTAIWRERYHELAYENKAYFDIQRTHMIYKVATDSFGDATSTANEQGVTMKAQYYLWPIPQREISTNSKLTQNTGW; this is encoded by the coding sequence ATGAAGTTTAACTTAAAAAAATATCGAATTAGCTGCGTATTGCTAATTCTTGTTATCCTGGTTGGCAGTTGCAAAAAAGACCTTGTTGAAAAAGACAAAGGCAATTTTGTAAAAAGCAATTATTTTACAAATGCATCACAGGCCCATACATTTGTTACAGGTATTTACCAAAAGCTTTATTTGTTTTTAAATGGAGATGCTTACGGTGAAAGCCCCTTTATTACTTTGGAGTTATTTGCAGGCCACACCACATCACTTGGACAAAGTGTTAATAACAATAACGTAATTAATAACCGTACAGATGCTGTAAACCCGGGTTTTGAAGATGTATGGTCAAATAGCTACAATGCTATTTCAAACGCCAATATTGCGCTAACCGAAATCCCCAAAATAGGATCGATGGCTGACGCTGATAAAAAAACGACTATGGGTGAAGCCTATTTTTTAAGAGCGTTTTTTTACTATCACCTGGTTAGGCTGTATGGCGATGTGCCGTTAATAGTTACGCCCGTTACCATTACCAGTCCCGATTTATATCCTGCGCGTACCGCCACAGCAGCTGTTTACGATCAGATCATCAGTGATTTAAAAGCCGCGGAAGCATCTGGCTTGCCCGAAACTGACCAAACTGGCAAGGTGTCATTAGGAGCTGTACGTACTTTGCTGGCCAGTGTTTATTTAACTACAGCCGGTTTCCCGTTAAAGAAAACAGAAAACTATGCGCTGGCCGCTGCCGAGGTACTACCGGTGTTAAGCGATTATACCCTGTTTGATAAGTATGACTATTTGCATGATAACGCTCACAAAAACCAGGGCGAGTTGATTTTTCAGTCGCAATATCAGGTAGGTGTAGTTACCAATGCTATTCCGCAATTAACTTTACCATTTAACCTTCAGGTAGGCGCCTATGGCGATCACCTTGGAGCGATGATACCAACAAACGGTTTCTTTAATAGCTATGACAATGCCGATTTGCGTAAACAGGAAAGACAGTTTTACTTTTCAAGCTATCCTAACCACAACGATCCAACGCAAACCATCAACTTTGGAGTGCATGCGTTGTATAAGTATTTCCACAAGGAAAGCGAAAATATAGGTAACTCCGCAGCTGATGAAAACTGGACATTTTTGCGTTTACCGGAAGCTATGCTGATTTATTGCGAAGCCACTAACGAGGTAAGTGGTCCAACGGCTGCAGCTTATGCCCAGATTAACAAAATAAGGGCGCGTGCTTTATTGCCTGCGTTGAGCGGTTTAAGTAAAGATGATTTCCGTACTGCTATCTGGCGCGAACGTTATCATGAGCTGGCTTATGAAAATAAAGCTTACTTTGATATTCAACGCACCCACATGATATATAAAGTGGCTACAGACTCTTTTGGCGATGCAACATCTACTGCCAATGAACAGGGAGTAACCATGAAAGCGCAGTACTATTTATGGCCTATTCCGCAACGTGAGATAAGTACAAATAGTAAACTCACCCAAAATACCGGGTGGTAA
- a CDS encoding TonB-dependent receptor, with translation MKLTVIIMVAVLTNVSAKTYSQVVTLHQKNASVEKVLRSIEKQTGYHFMYEKQDVAKATAINIEVAGVSLEQALDQAFKDQPLTYKIFQETIVVKKKDFPGATVADIKISGTVSDSKGPLPGVSIRIKGTDVGTQTDVNGKFNLTAPTNATLVFSFVGYNTQEVAVAGKTVLNVIMTESQKALSEVVVVGYGTQKRVDLTGSVGSVSAKGLQERPQTNLEQELAGKIAGVNVSANSGAPGGATKVRIRGYSSINTNTDPLYVVDGVVWTEGGNSINPNDIESVDVLKDASSTAIYGTRGANGVILVTTKRGKKGEGTVSYDSYLSVSHMAKEIPVLNSAQFLAVEDQSYANIKKYDPVGWAAGNYVDDDPVKIRTKLIGKLFDSNLKPLYDVDWQKATTRTPVSQNHNLTFTGGTDKINYGFFLNYADDEGIILNSYLKRYNARLTFDNQIKPWLKVGATLNYNAQDQRTADDGTGGNNIPRMLIEMIPIIPIKYPDGSYGKRTDYPNMEGGDNPVAQANEVQAIYRKRIFSGNGYLNLNILPGLEFRSTLGVTTGANYNPHFQSGLVGGATADQANSSASISEANNTFWQWENHLTYNKTFNKVHTLNVVVGQEKQNFQQTGFGASTSGLSDNYYQYYNLGAGSIPGIPSSNYDAWQMNSFFGRVNYNYKEKYLLTITGREDGSSRFGTNVKNGFFPSAAFAWRASQEDFLKDNKTISDLKFRVSYGLTGNSEIGEYRSLANINTVNYVFGGKQAIGTQQTTIGNDDLSWEKTAEYDLGVSLGLFNNRINIEADAYLKKTKALLLNAPLPETSGFTSVYKNIGRLQNKGLELTINTQNIKSQDFSWNTSFNISFLKNKILQLGASNDDIFLAPTFLSQFNLMRVGLPAGSFYGYKVLGTWGTAEATEAAKYGLLPGDLKIQDTNGDGKVSSADKVILGKSIPDGYGTLSNTFRYKNIDLGVDLQFNYGNQIMNLTRHSGQDRTGQANSYATVLNAWTPTNQNTSIAEDRPAFVRYQTEIYSTKVESGNFIRGRAVTLGYTFPTNMISKIKLSRLRVYAQAQNLFVITKYTGYDPEVSTYNTSSNFTQNIQFYDYPKPRTFLLGLNVSF, from the coding sequence TGTCGAAAAAGTACTACGTTCTATCGAAAAACAAACCGGTTATCATTTCATGTATGAGAAGCAGGATGTAGCTAAGGCAACTGCAATTAACATCGAGGTTGCAGGGGTTTCTTTGGAGCAGGCGCTTGACCAGGCTTTTAAAGATCAGCCTTTAACGTACAAAATTTTCCAGGAGACAATCGTTGTTAAAAAGAAAGATTTTCCGGGAGCAACAGTGGCAGACATAAAAATATCAGGCACCGTATCAGATAGTAAAGGGCCTTTGCCGGGTGTTAGCATCCGGATTAAAGGTACCGACGTTGGTACTCAAACAGATGTAAATGGCAAGTTTAATTTAACTGCTCCAACCAATGCCACATTGGTTTTTAGCTTTGTTGGTTACAATACACAGGAAGTTGCGGTAGCTGGTAAAACTGTATTAAACGTAATCATGACCGAGTCGCAAAAAGCGCTAAGTGAAGTTGTTGTGGTTGGTTATGGTACCCAAAAACGTGTCGATTTAACAGGTTCGGTAGGTAGTGTAAGTGCAAAAGGCTTACAGGAAAGGCCGCAAACCAACCTTGAGCAGGAGCTTGCCGGGAAAATTGCCGGTGTAAACGTTTCGGCTAATTCAGGTGCTCCGGGTGGCGCAACCAAGGTGCGCATACGTGGCTATAGTTCAATTAATACCAATACCGACCCATTATATGTGGTTGATGGAGTAGTTTGGACTGAAGGTGGAAACTCCATAAATCCTAACGATATCGAATCGGTTGATGTGTTGAAAGATGCGTCGTCAACCGCTATTTACGGTACACGTGGCGCTAATGGCGTTATTTTGGTAACCACTAAACGTGGCAAAAAAGGCGAAGGTACTGTTAGCTATGATAGTTACCTGAGTGTAAGCCACATGGCTAAAGAAATTCCGGTACTTAACTCGGCGCAGTTTTTAGCCGTCGAAGATCAGTCGTACGCCAATATTAAAAAATATGACCCGGTTGGCTGGGCCGCAGGTAATTATGTAGATGACGACCCTGTAAAGATAAGAACGAAGCTTATTGGCAAACTGTTTGATTCGAACCTGAAGCCGTTATATGATGTTGACTGGCAAAAGGCCACTACCCGTACACCGGTTAGCCAGAACCATAACCTTACATTTACAGGAGGTACCGATAAGATTAACTATGGTTTCTTTTTAAACTACGCTGATGATGAAGGTATTATTTTAAACAGCTATTTAAAACGCTACAATGCCCGTTTAACCTTTGATAACCAGATAAAACCATGGCTAAAAGTAGGTGCCACCTTAAACTATAACGCGCAGGACCAACGTACTGCTGATGACGGTACAGGCGGTAACAACATACCGCGTATGTTGATAGAAATGATACCCATTATACCTATTAAATATCCCGATGGCAGTTACGGCAAACGTACCGATTATCCTAACATGGAAGGTGGCGATAATCCTGTTGCCCAGGCAAATGAAGTTCAGGCTATTTACCGGAAACGGATATTTAGTGGCAACGGATATTTAAACCTTAATATTTTGCCGGGGCTTGAGTTTAGGAGTACTTTAGGTGTTACTACGGGAGCCAATTACAACCCGCATTTTCAAAGCGGTTTGGTAGGCGGTGCAACTGCCGACCAGGCAAACAGTTCAGCGTCAATCAGCGAAGCCAACAATACTTTTTGGCAGTGGGAAAACCACTTAACCTACAACAAAACATTTAATAAAGTACATACTTTAAATGTTGTTGTTGGCCAGGAAAAACAAAACTTCCAGCAAACCGGGTTTGGAGCCAGTACAAGTGGCTTGTCTGATAATTATTATCAGTACTACAACCTTGGTGCAGGTTCAATACCGGGTATACCATCGTCAAACTATGATGCATGGCAAATGAATTCCTTTTTTGGCCGTGTTAATTATAACTATAAAGAAAAGTACCTGTTAACAATAACAGGTCGTGAGGATGGTTCATCACGTTTTGGTACAAATGTTAAAAATGGTTTTTTCCCTTCTGCGGCTTTCGCCTGGCGTGCATCCCAGGAAGATTTCTTAAAGGATAATAAAACTATATCCGATCTTAAGTTCAGAGTAAGCTACGGTTTAACAGGTAACTCCGAAATTGGCGAATATCGGTCATTGGCTAACATCAATACTGTGAATTATGTATTCGGCGGTAAGCAAGCTATCGGAACACAGCAAACTACAATAGGCAACGATGACCTTTCGTGGGAGAAGACAGCCGAGTATGATCTTGGCGTTTCATTGGGCCTGTTCAATAACCGTATTAATATTGAGGCCGATGCGTATTTGAAGAAAACCAAGGCTTTACTGCTTAATGCGCCGTTACCGGAAACAAGTGGTTTTACCAGTGTTTATAAAAACATTGGCAGGCTGCAAAATAAAGGGTTGGAGTTAACTATCAATACACAAAACATCAAATCGCAGGATTTTAGCTGGAATACCAGTTTCAATATATCATTCCTTAAAAATAAGATATTGCAATTGGGTGCGTCTAATGATGATATCTTTTTGGCCCCAACTTTTCTTTCTCAATTTAACCTGATGAGGGTAGGGTTACCTGCAGGTAGCTTTTACGGATACAAGGTTTTAGGTACCTGGGGTACAGCAGAAGCCACTGAAGCAGCTAAGTATGGCTTGCTGCCCGGCGACTTGAAAATACAGGATACCAACGGAGACGGTAAAGTTTCGTCAGCCGATAAGGTGATCCTTGGTAAATCAATTCCCGACGGTTACGGTACGCTGAGCAATACTTTCCGTTATAAAAACATTGATTTGGGTGTCGACCTGCAATTTAACTACGGAAACCAGATCATGAACCTGACACGTCATTCGGGCCAGGACCGTACCGGGCAGGCAAACAGCTATGCAACTGTATTAAATGCCTGGACACCTACAAACCAAAATACCAGCATTGCCGAAGACAGGCCCGCCTTTGTACGCTACCAAACCGAAATCTATTCAACAAAAGTTGAAAGCGGTAATTTTATACGCGGTAGGGCTGTAACGCTTGGTTATACCTTCCCAACCAACATGATTTCGAAAATAAAACTGAGCAGGCTAAGGGTGTACGCGCAGGCGCAAAATCTTTTTGTAATAACCAAATACACTGGTTATGATCCGGAAGTGTCTACGTACAATACTTCAAGCAACTTTACACAAAACATCCAGTTTTATGATTATCCAAAACCAAGAACCTTCCTGCTTGGCTTAAATGTTAGTTTCTAA